One genomic region from Jiangella sp. DSM 45060 encodes:
- a CDS encoding zinc-binding dehydrogenase, with translation MHAIRLHEFGPAENLRYEEVPDPVPAAGQLRVAVEASGVHLIDTALRSGGGGGGPLPLPALPSIPGREIAGTVDSVGDGVDPAWVGRRVVAHLGQAGAGYARLAVVAAESAHVLPDGLGADAAVAMIGTGRTTVGVLDRAALTGDDVVLVTAAAGGVGSLLVQAGRAAGAVVVGLAGGSAKVRQVRALGATHAVDYTDPAWPEHVRAALGPLAPTLLLDGVGGPLGRAGMDLLGVGGRLVMFGWSSGELLPFASSDLVERALTASWPISRHQVGRPGFLRGLETRALAEAAAGQLVPLVHRFPLERAADAHSALESRRTTGKVVLV, from the coding sequence ATGCACGCGATCCGTCTGCACGAGTTCGGCCCGGCCGAGAACCTGCGCTACGAGGAGGTGCCCGATCCGGTGCCCGCGGCCGGCCAGCTGCGCGTCGCCGTCGAGGCCAGCGGCGTGCACCTGATCGACACGGCGCTGCGGTCCGGTGGGGGCGGCGGCGGTCCGTTGCCGTTGCCGGCGCTGCCGTCGATCCCCGGCCGGGAAATCGCGGGCACCGTGGACTCCGTCGGCGACGGCGTCGATCCGGCGTGGGTGGGGCGGCGGGTGGTGGCGCACCTCGGTCAGGCCGGCGCCGGGTACGCGCGGCTGGCGGTCGTGGCGGCCGAGTCGGCGCACGTGCTGCCGGACGGGCTTGGCGCCGACGCGGCGGTGGCGATGATCGGGACCGGGCGGACGACGGTCGGCGTGCTGGATCGGGCCGCTCTGACCGGTGACGACGTGGTCCTGGTGACGGCCGCGGCGGGTGGGGTGGGCAGTCTCCTCGTCCAGGCGGGGCGGGCCGCCGGCGCCGTCGTCGTCGGGTTGGCCGGGGGTTCGGCGAAGGTGCGGCAGGTGCGCGCGCTCGGCGCCACGCACGCCGTCGACTACACCGACCCGGCCTGGCCGGAGCACGTCCGCGCCGCCCTCGGCCCGCTCGCCCCGACCCTCCTCCTCGACGGCGTCGGCGGCCCGCTCGGCCGTGCGGGCATGGACCTCCTCGGCGTCGGCGGACGGCTCGTCATGTTCGGGTGGTCGTCCGGCGAGCTGCTCCCGTTCGCCTCCTCCGACCTCGTCGAACGCGCCCTGACTGCGTCGTGGCCGATCAGCCGGCACCAGGTCGGGCGGCCCGGGTTCCTGCGCGGACTGGAGACACGAGCGCTCGCCGAGGCAGCGGCCGGCCAGCTGGTCCCGCTGGTGCACCGGTTCCCGCTCGAACGCGCCGCTGACGCCCACTCCGCCCTCGAGTCCCGCCGGACCACCGGCAAGGTCGTCCTCGTCTGA
- a CDS encoding alpha-mannosidase — protein MSPDDFRPPAMRRRTLHMVGNAHLDPVWLWPWQEGYQEARATFWSAIQRMDEYPDFVFTCDQIVLLAWVEEQDPELFERIRERVAEGRWVMTGGWWVEPDCNVPGGESFVRQGLYGQRYLHEKFGVIATVGMNADPFGHNAMLPAVLRGQRMDSYTFLRPGPHESDLDGTAFWWEAPDGSRVLAYRIPFEYCSPPGDVAHQTEKSLGQLDRSLGDVMIFYGVGNHGGGPTKANIESIHRHDQRGSYGRMIMSSPRRYFDELIARGKASGLPVWRDDLQHHASGCYSAHSGIKQWMRRAQAALLSAERWAAVGAVVHGDAYPRDELGHAWKQLLFNQFHDTLPGSAIEPAYDDARDQLGEAVAIAKRIITRVHNRIARDVAVPFEDGTQPVLVFNPHPWPVSTDIELQYGVQPTGVHVVDADGGLVPSQRTQSVATTNDKGRGAVVFRADLPPLGYRLFRLLPGTTGGLTWADGATPGTLSASETVLENDLLRAELDPSTGWLTSLLDKRTGADLVAGAAGEHTQVSEDPTDTWGHGVVTYAWPGEPMKTTRVVLRESGPERARLRVERSWGRSTMTEEFILRQGADELEVRVTIDWREQAHLLKLRFPVALADPEATYEIPFGTLRRPVDGAEEPGQSWVDLSSGGAGLAVVNNAKHGYDVSPASDGASPSIGITAVRSPVYSWHDPRLLDPDGVYSFQDQGIQRFTYLLVPHAGDWRAAGLTRRAAVLGSAPRAMLESSHDGSLPATGSFAADDGSVLITAVKGGEDGDPAAPDLIVRAVETTGTAVTGARLALPLVDRVVEADFGPYQLRTFRVPRDPAAPVVDVDLLEWPVDAEVPGSPADDD, from the coding sequence ATGAGCCCCGACGACTTCCGGCCGCCGGCCATGCGCCGGCGCACGCTGCACATGGTGGGCAACGCGCACCTCGACCCGGTGTGGCTGTGGCCGTGGCAGGAGGGCTACCAGGAGGCGCGGGCGACGTTCTGGTCGGCGATCCAGCGCATGGACGAGTACCCGGACTTCGTCTTCACCTGCGACCAGATCGTGCTGCTGGCGTGGGTCGAGGAGCAGGACCCGGAGTTGTTCGAGCGCATCCGCGAGCGCGTCGCCGAGGGCCGCTGGGTCATGACGGGCGGCTGGTGGGTCGAGCCCGACTGCAACGTGCCCGGCGGCGAGTCGTTCGTCCGCCAGGGCCTGTACGGGCAGCGCTACCTGCACGAGAAGTTCGGCGTCATCGCGACCGTCGGCATGAACGCGGACCCGTTCGGCCACAACGCCATGCTGCCCGCCGTCCTGCGCGGCCAGCGGATGGACTCCTACACGTTCCTGCGCCCCGGCCCGCACGAGAGCGATCTCGACGGGACGGCGTTCTGGTGGGAGGCGCCCGACGGCAGCCGCGTGCTGGCCTACCGCATCCCGTTCGAGTACTGCAGCCCGCCCGGCGACGTCGCGCACCAGACGGAGAAGTCGCTCGGCCAGCTGGACCGTTCGCTCGGCGACGTCATGATCTTCTACGGCGTCGGCAACCACGGCGGCGGGCCGACGAAGGCCAACATCGAGTCCATCCACCGCCACGACCAGCGGGGTTCGTACGGAAGGATGATCATGTCGTCGCCGCGCCGCTACTTCGACGAGCTGATCGCCCGGGGCAAGGCCTCCGGGCTGCCGGTCTGGCGCGACGACCTGCAGCATCACGCGTCAGGCTGCTATTCGGCGCACTCCGGCATCAAGCAGTGGATGCGACGGGCCCAGGCGGCGCTGCTCTCGGCGGAGCGCTGGGCCGCCGTCGGCGCCGTCGTGCACGGCGACGCCTACCCACGCGACGAGCTGGGGCACGCGTGGAAACAGCTGCTGTTCAACCAGTTCCACGACACCCTGCCGGGCTCGGCCATCGAGCCGGCGTACGACGACGCGCGCGACCAGCTCGGCGAGGCGGTCGCCATCGCGAAGCGCATCATCACCCGCGTCCACAATCGCATCGCCCGCGACGTCGCCGTCCCGTTCGAGGACGGCACCCAGCCGGTGCTCGTCTTCAACCCGCACCCGTGGCCGGTCTCCACCGACATCGAGCTGCAGTACGGCGTGCAGCCGACCGGCGTGCACGTGGTCGACGCGGACGGCGGGCTGGTGCCGTCGCAGCGGACCCAGTCCGTGGCGACGACGAACGACAAGGGCCGCGGCGCCGTCGTGTTCCGGGCCGACCTGCCGCCGCTGGGCTACCGGCTGTTCCGGCTGCTTCCCGGGACGACCGGCGGCCTGACGTGGGCCGACGGCGCCACGCCGGGCACGCTGAGCGCGTCCGAGACGGTGCTCGAGAACGACCTGCTGCGCGCCGAGCTGGACCCGTCCACCGGCTGGCTGACGAGCCTGCTCGACAAGCGCACGGGGGCGGACCTCGTCGCCGGCGCCGCCGGTGAGCACACGCAGGTCAGCGAGGACCCGACGGACACCTGGGGCCACGGCGTCGTGACCTACGCGTGGCCGGGCGAGCCGATGAAGACGACCCGCGTCGTGTTGCGCGAGAGCGGTCCGGAGCGGGCCCGGCTGCGGGTGGAGCGGTCGTGGGGCCGGTCGACCATGACCGAGGAGTTCATCCTCCGCCAGGGCGCCGACGAGCTCGAGGTGCGGGTCACGATCGACTGGCGCGAGCAGGCGCACCTGCTCAAGCTGCGGTTCCCGGTCGCGCTGGCCGACCCTGAGGCGACCTACGAGATCCCGTTCGGGACGCTGCGGCGGCCGGTCGACGGCGCCGAGGAACCCGGGCAGTCGTGGGTCGACCTCAGCTCGGGCGGCGCGGGGCTCGCGGTGGTGAACAACGCCAAGCACGGGTACGACGTGTCGCCGGCGTCTGACGGGGCGTCGCCGTCCATCGGCATCACGGCGGTCCGCAGCCCGGTCTACTCGTGGCACGACCCGCGGCTGCTCGACCCCGACGGCGTCTACTCCTTCCAGGACCAGGGCATACAGCGGTTCACCTACCTGCTGGTCCCGCACGCGGGCGACTGGCGTGCGGCGGGGCTGACGCGGCGGGCCGCGGTGCTCGGATCGGCGCCGCGGGCGATGCTGGAGAGCTCCCATGACGGTTCGCTGCCCGCCACCGGGAGCTTCGCCGCCGACGACGGATCGGTGCTGATCACCGCGGTCAAGGGCGGCGAGGACGGCGATCCGGCCGCGCCCGACCTCATCGTCCGCGCCGTCGAGACGACGGGGACCGCGGTGACGGGCGCGCGGCTGGCGCTGCCGCTGGTCGACCGGGTCGTCGAGGCGGACTTCGGGCCGTATCAGCTGCGGACGTTCCGGGTCCCGCGCGATCCCGCCGCGCCGGTCGTCGACGTCGACCTGCTCGAGTGGCCGGTCGACGCCGAGGTTCCCGGTTCGCCTGCCGATGACGACTGA
- a CDS encoding beta-L-arabinofuranosidase domain-containing protein, which yields MTTEPAPVLRLEALDAGGTVVGTTAVGPAAGTAAAGTPGEVVAGPFTVEVTAGPPSAAGLVDVTLSVAVSAPFTGHLRLVAAVADAAEPWWLIPGLFYGENRPADCDRRFPRFEAGADDPAGMVSDHWSFRSDRAATPAAFAWGASGGAMAGTDETSPAGPTGVGLAHRGDVAEVHVVFPFREDPVTYYGSATPLPATSATYIWRPGGRVELRAVVATLPADRHAYAPILRAVHERSRPLHPVTPWVTVPEAADIAAEGLVRWHYDPDPGVLLETVGFDREVTGGDGRPVDRQAMHVGWVSGIPWAYALLAHGRRTGSAAAADAATRVIDFCCANLSPSGTFWGRWERDGGWTQSWTPIRGGLHARTLGEATLFLLRALEVDERATWAAAARSNLDVVRDRQRTDGNLGSVHDAVDGRVLSWAGASGMTWIAAFCSAARLDDDGSYLAAAVRAGEYYARFVEREFVHGAPEDVDLAPTSEDGYAAVMAYVALYRRTGDARWLDLAQRAADWMLTFRYTYNVRFAPRTPLGAYGFATRGGDQASPSNQHLHAYGLVCTRELAELSAATGDPHYRERADEALDCFRQLLATADGELNSYRGMITERYYQTECFQPKGMVLTLSHAWSAGVLLLACEQVIAGEGQPDG from the coding sequence ATGACGACTGAGCCCGCGCCGGTCCTGCGGCTGGAGGCACTCGACGCCGGCGGGACGGTGGTGGGGACGACGGCGGTGGGCCCGGCCGCCGGGACGGCGGCGGCCGGGACGCCGGGCGAGGTCGTCGCCGGCCCGTTCACCGTCGAGGTGACGGCCGGGCCGCCGAGCGCCGCCGGGCTGGTCGACGTCACGCTGTCCGTGGCCGTGAGCGCGCCGTTCACCGGGCACCTGCGCCTGGTCGCGGCCGTCGCCGACGCGGCCGAGCCGTGGTGGCTGATCCCCGGCCTGTTCTACGGCGAGAACCGTCCCGCCGACTGCGACCGCCGGTTCCCGCGGTTCGAGGCCGGCGCCGACGATCCGGCCGGCATGGTCAGCGACCACTGGTCGTTCCGGTCCGACCGCGCCGCGACGCCGGCGGCGTTCGCCTGGGGCGCGTCCGGCGGCGCGATGGCCGGGACGGACGAGACGTCGCCGGCCGGGCCGACCGGCGTCGGGCTCGCCCATCGCGGCGACGTCGCCGAGGTGCACGTCGTCTTCCCGTTCCGCGAGGACCCGGTCACCTACTACGGGTCCGCGACGCCGCTGCCCGCGACGTCGGCGACGTACATCTGGCGGCCCGGCGGACGGGTCGAGCTGCGGGCCGTCGTCGCGACGCTGCCAGCCGACCGCCATGCGTACGCACCGATCCTGCGCGCCGTCCACGAGCGGAGCCGGCCGCTGCACCCCGTCACACCGTGGGTGACGGTGCCCGAGGCGGCCGACATCGCCGCCGAGGGGCTGGTCCGCTGGCACTACGACCCCGATCCCGGCGTGCTGCTCGAGACCGTCGGCTTCGACCGCGAGGTCACCGGCGGCGACGGCCGCCCCGTCGACCGTCAGGCCATGCACGTCGGCTGGGTGAGCGGCATCCCGTGGGCGTACGCGCTGCTGGCGCACGGCCGGCGGACGGGATCGGCGGCGGCCGCGGACGCGGCGACGCGGGTGATCGACTTCTGCTGCGCGAACCTGTCGCCGTCCGGCACGTTCTGGGGACGGTGGGAGCGGGACGGCGGGTGGACGCAGAGCTGGACGCCGATCCGGGGCGGACTGCACGCGCGGACCCTCGGCGAGGCGACGCTGTTCCTGCTGCGGGCGCTGGAGGTCGACGAGCGTGCGACGTGGGCCGCCGCGGCGCGGTCCAATCTCGACGTCGTCCGCGACCGGCAGCGCACCGACGGCAACCTCGGCTCCGTCCACGACGCCGTCGACGGACGGGTGCTGTCGTGGGCCGGCGCGTCCGGGATGACCTGGATCGCGGCGTTCTGCTCGGCCGCTCGTCTGGACGACGACGGCTCGTACCTGGCGGCCGCCGTCCGAGCCGGCGAGTACTACGCGCGGTTCGTCGAGCGCGAGTTCGTCCACGGCGCCCCCGAGGACGTCGACCTCGCGCCGACGTCGGAGGACGGCTACGCGGCGGTCATGGCGTACGTGGCGCTGTACCGGCGGACGGGCGACGCGCGCTGGCTGGACCTCGCCCAGCGGGCGGCGGACTGGATGCTGACGTTCCGCTACACCTACAACGTGCGGTTCGCCCCGCGCACCCCGCTCGGCGCCTACGGCTTCGCCACCCGCGGCGGCGACCAGGCGTCGCCGTCCAACCAGCACCTGCACGCGTACGGGCTGGTCTGCACCCGCGAACTGGCCGAGCTGTCCGCCGCGACCGGCGACCCGCACTACCGCGAGCGCGCCGACGAGGCGCTGGACTGCTTCCGCCAGCTGCTCGCGACCGCCGACGGCGAGCTGAACTCCTACCGCGGCATGATCACCGAGCGCTACTACCAGACCGAGTGCTTCCAGCCGAAGGGCATGGTGCTGACACTGTCGCACGCGTGGAGCGCCGGGGTGCTGCTGCTGGCGTGCGAGCAGGTCATCGCCGGTGAGGGACAGCCGGACGGCTGA
- a CDS encoding AraC family transcriptional regulator, translating into MDPLTDLLDGVRASGALIGRTVLDSRWSVRFATGAELTLVAVLDGTAWLHPLDGNPVRVGTGDIAVVRGPEPFTVAADPDARPDDAIALADYCARSAQAGAVGRTCDPGVAGETVVLTGTYDGAAGISERLLDALPRVLVIAEDDCACPMLDLVADEIAADRPGQQVVLDRLLDLMLVSTLRGWFDRPQASAPHWYSRLDDSPVSQALRLLHDDPGRGWTVGSLAAATGVSRALLARDFVARVGEPPMSYLAGWRLSIAADLLRETDATVESIARQVGYGSAFALSAAFKRRRGLTPSQHRAIARPAPEPTRHTRDAAG; encoded by the coding sequence GTGGATCCATTGACCGACCTGCTCGACGGCGTGCGGGCGAGCGGCGCGCTGATCGGGCGAACGGTGCTCGACTCGCGCTGGTCGGTGCGGTTCGCGACGGGCGCCGAGCTGACGCTGGTCGCCGTCCTCGACGGGACCGCCTGGCTGCACCCGCTCGACGGCAATCCGGTTCGAGTCGGCACTGGCGACATCGCCGTCGTCCGCGGGCCCGAGCCGTTCACCGTCGCCGCCGATCCCGACGCCCGCCCCGACGACGCCATCGCGCTGGCCGACTACTGCGCCAGGAGTGCGCAAGCCGGCGCCGTGGGGCGGACCTGCGACCCGGGCGTCGCCGGCGAGACCGTCGTGCTGACAGGGACGTACGACGGCGCCGCCGGCATCAGCGAACGGCTGCTCGACGCGCTGCCACGGGTGCTGGTGATCGCCGAGGACGACTGCGCGTGCCCGATGCTCGATCTCGTCGCCGACGAGATCGCCGCGGACCGGCCGGGCCAGCAGGTCGTGCTCGACCGGCTACTCGACCTCATGCTGGTCTCGACGCTGCGCGGCTGGTTCGACCGGCCGCAGGCGTCGGCGCCGCACTGGTACTCGCGGCTGGACGACTCGCCGGTCAGCCAGGCGCTCCGCCTCCTCCACGACGATCCCGGGCGCGGGTGGACGGTCGGCTCGCTCGCCGCCGCGACCGGCGTGTCCCGGGCGCTGCTGGCCCGCGACTTCGTCGCCCGCGTGGGTGAGCCACCGATGAGCTACCTCGCCGGCTGGCGCCTGTCGATCGCCGCCGACCTGCTGCGCGAGACCGACGCGACGGTCGAGAGCATCGCCCGGCAGGTCGGGTACGGGAGCGCGTTCGCGCTCAGCGCCGCGTTCAAACGACGCCGCGGGCTGACGCCGTCGCAGCATCGAGCGATCGCCCGCCCGGCTCCCGAACCGACCCGCCACACCCGCGACGCCGCCGGCTGA
- a CDS encoding NAD(P)H-binding protein: MTILLTGATGKVGRRVAARLDDLRVPFRPASRTSATPFDWTDETSWPAALDGVRSAFVVPYDAAPLTRPFVDAAIKSGVERIVLLSGRGVDVPDYLPPHLMEGNAHIDGEAALRPAAVEWTILRPGWFAQNFSEGFFLDAVLAGELRLPAGDGAASYVDADDIAAVAVAALTEDRHVGQTYELSGPRAVTMAEAAAEITTASGRNVRYTHIDHDDLVRELVSDGWPAAEADEYVSLIGPIRRGIDAHLSDGVERALGRPPRDFRAVVQAAAAAGAWS, encoded by the coding sequence ATGACGATTCTCCTCACCGGCGCCACCGGCAAGGTCGGCCGCCGGGTCGCCGCCCGCCTCGACGACCTCCGGGTGCCGTTCCGCCCGGCCAGCCGCACCAGCGCGACGCCGTTCGACTGGACCGACGAGACCAGCTGGCCGGCCGCGCTCGACGGGGTGCGGTCGGCGTTCGTGGTCCCATACGACGCCGCTCCGCTGACGCGCCCGTTCGTCGATGCCGCGATCAAGAGCGGGGTGGAGCGGATCGTGCTGCTCTCCGGTCGCGGCGTGGACGTGCCCGACTATCTGCCGCCGCACCTGATGGAGGGCAACGCGCACATCGACGGCGAGGCGGCGCTGCGCCCGGCCGCGGTCGAGTGGACGATCCTGCGGCCGGGCTGGTTCGCCCAGAACTTCAGCGAGGGCTTCTTCCTCGACGCGGTGCTGGCCGGCGAGCTGCGGCTGCCCGCCGGCGACGGCGCCGCGAGCTACGTCGACGCCGACGACATCGCGGCGGTCGCTGTGGCAGCTCTGACCGAGGATCGCCACGTCGGGCAGACGTACGAGCTGTCCGGCCCGCGCGCGGTCACGATGGCCGAGGCTGCCGCCGAGATCACCACGGCGTCCGGCCGCAACGTCCGATACACCCACATCGACCACGACGACCTCGTCCGCGAGCTGGTGAGCGACGGCTGGCCCGCCGCCGAAGCCGACGAGTACGTGAGCCTCATCGGACCGATCCGCCGCGGCATCGACGCCCACCTGTCCGACGGAGTGGAACGCGCACTCGGCCGCCCGCCGCGCGACTTCCGCGCCGTCGTCCAGGCGGCCGCGGCCGCCGGGGCGTGGTCCTGA
- the soxR gene encoding redox-sensitive transcriptional activator SoxR: MDTVAWNKSELTVGELSQRSGVAVSALHFYERQGLITSRRTSGNQRRYKRAVLRRVALIRIAQRVGIPLAEINRALACLPDGRTPNQKDWAELSSQWQADLDERIRRLQQLRDDFTDCIGCGCLSLRNCRLANMHDELGEHGPGPRRLIEDRDGVCCG, from the coding sequence GTGGACACCGTCGCGTGGAACAAGTCCGAGCTGACCGTCGGCGAGCTGTCACAACGCAGCGGCGTCGCGGTGTCGGCGCTGCACTTCTACGAGCGGCAGGGCCTGATCACGTCGCGGCGCACGTCGGGTAACCAGCGACGATACAAGCGTGCGGTGCTGCGACGGGTCGCGCTGATCCGCATCGCCCAGCGGGTCGGCATCCCGCTCGCCGAGATCAACCGCGCACTGGCCTGCCTGCCCGACGGCCGCACGCCCAACCAGAAGGACTGGGCGGAGCTGTCCTCGCAGTGGCAGGCCGACCTCGACGAGCGCATCCGGCGGCTGCAGCAGCTGCGCGACGACTTCACCGACTGCATCGGCTGCGGCTGCCTGTCGCTGCGCAACTGCAGGCTCGCGAACATGCACGACGAGCTGGGGGAGCACGGCCCGGGACCGCGGCGGCTGATCGAGGACCGCGACGGGGTCTGCTGCGGCTGA
- a CDS encoding PP2C family serine/threonine-protein phosphatase, whose product MPLTLRYAARSDVGLVREGNEDSGYAGPYLLAVADGMGGHAAGEVASRAAIDELVNADHLPDGDPIDVLSAAVSAANGRIDDMARADPSRAGMGTTSTALLWNGVQLALGHIGDSRAYLLRDGSLTQITRDHTFVQSLVDDGRITPEDAREHPARSVVTKVLQGQSPIRPDYSIIDVQAGDRLLICSDGLSDVVTDQEIEAALARAHTVDDAAGQLIAMALDAGAPDNVTAVVGEIVEADAAGADAASESYVVGSAAESLDGDQPSEPQQDAETMRYAPRARRRRRRRWLRPAIAVAAVMALGWAGLTFANGWVRDQYYVGVSNGQVAIYQGVRHELGPVHLSELYAVPGGLPLDALPTVYRNEVGATIAASDLSDAEQVIDTLRLRACRAHQRETTETGNGDGEEWLGDEVGFPGLLCAG is encoded by the coding sequence ATGCCGCTGACGCTGCGCTACGCCGCGCGTTCCGACGTCGGCCTGGTCCGGGAGGGCAACGAGGATTCCGGCTACGCCGGCCCGTACCTCCTGGCCGTCGCCGACGGCATGGGCGGCCACGCAGCGGGTGAGGTCGCCAGCCGGGCGGCCATCGACGAACTCGTCAACGCCGACCACCTGCCCGACGGAGACCCGATCGACGTCCTGTCGGCCGCCGTCAGCGCCGCGAACGGCCGCATCGACGACATGGCGCGCGCCGATCCGTCCCGCGCCGGCATGGGCACCACGTCGACGGCGCTGCTGTGGAACGGCGTGCAGCTGGCGCTCGGGCACATCGGCGACTCCCGCGCGTACCTGCTGCGCGACGGGTCGCTGACGCAGATCACCCGCGACCACACGTTCGTCCAGTCGCTGGTCGACGACGGCCGCATCACGCCTGAGGACGCCCGCGAGCATCCCGCGCGCTCCGTCGTGACGAAGGTGCTGCAGGGGCAGTCGCCGATCCGCCCGGACTACTCGATCATCGACGTGCAGGCCGGCGATCGGCTCCTGATCTGCAGTGACGGCCTGTCCGACGTCGTCACCGACCAGGAGATCGAGGCGGCGCTGGCCCGCGCGCACACCGTCGACGACGCGGCCGGCCAGCTCATCGCGATGGCCCTCGACGCCGGCGCGCCCGACAACGTCACCGCGGTCGTCGGCGAGATCGTCGAGGCCGACGCCGCCGGCGCGGACGCCGCCTCTGAGTCGTACGTCGTCGGATCGGCCGCCGAGAGCCTCGACGGCGACCAGCCGTCGGAGCCGCAACAGGACGCCGAGACCATGCGCTACGCGCCCCGTGCCCGACGGCGCCGGCGGCGGCGCTGGCTGCGGCCGGCGATCGCGGTAGCGGCGGTGATGGCGCTCGGCTGGGCCGGCTTGACGTTCGCCAACGGCTGGGTCCGCGACCAGTACTACGTCGGCGTCAGCAACGGTCAGGTGGCGATCTACCAGGGCGTCCGGCACGAACTCGGTCCCGTGCACCTGTCTGAGCTGTACGCGGTGCCCGGCGGTCTGCCGCTCGACGCGTTGCCGACGGTGTATCGCAACGAGGTCGGCGCGACCATCGCCGCCAGCGACCTCTCCGACGCCGAGCAGGTGATCGACACGCTGCGGCTGCGCGCCTGCCGGGCGCACCAGCGCGAGACCACCGAGACCGGCAACGGCGACGGCGAGGAATGGCTCGGCGACGAGGTCGGCTTCCCCGGGCTGCTCTGCGCCGGGTAG